A single genomic interval of halophilic archaeon DL31 harbors:
- a CDS encoding hypothetical protein (KEGG: hbo:Hbor_05440 hypothetical protein) translates to MRTDGIFAPETEADAREAFESVGPAAQVVVRETAKAMEFDREEYSQRVTGEVVETARDALFASLLSVHVGDREAFEDWQADHPDYDCHVNGSPNVDRVVWHVAPFAGQAVAATFQNEEDAAIGTLRRQAFGRIYADLLKE, encoded by the coding sequence ATGCGAACAGACGGTATTTTCGCCCCCGAGACTGAGGCCGACGCCCGCGAGGCGTTCGAGAGCGTCGGGCCCGCGGCACAGGTCGTCGTGCGCGAGACGGCCAAGGCCATGGAGTTCGACCGCGAGGAGTACAGCCAGCGAGTCACCGGCGAAGTGGTCGAAACGGCCCGCGACGCGCTCTTTGCGTCGCTGCTCTCGGTCCACGTCGGCGACCGCGAGGCGTTCGAGGACTGGCAGGCCGACCACCCCGACTACGACTGCCACGTCAACGGCTCGCCAAACGTCGACCGAGTGGTCTGGCACGTCGCCCCCTTCGCCGGGCAGGCGGTGGCCGCGACGTTCCAGAACGAGGAGGATGCTGCGATTGGCACGCTCCGCCGACAGGCGTTCGGCCGGATTTACGCGGATTTGCTGAAGGAGTAG
- a CDS encoding ribosomal-protein-alanine acetyltransferase (KEGG: hbo:Hbor_05480 (SSU ribosomal protein s18p)-alanine acetyltransferase~TIGRFAM: Ribosomal-protein-alanine acetyltransferase~PFAM: GCN5-related N-acetyltransferase) has product MRTTPDAHADEDVTTRQAGRADLLAVYRIEKAVFAQPWPFASFEQFVGESGFLVAVRNGAVVGYAVSDVTPNHGRDIGHLKDIAVHPNAQGEGIGRALLERVLLTLSVAGAHVVKLEVRETNDPAQSLYDDVGFEPIRRVPSYYDNGEDAYVMVLDIPSWRDGE; this is encoded by the coding sequence GTGAGGACCACGCCCGACGCGCACGCAGACGAGGATGTCACCACCCGTCAGGCTGGGCGGGCAGATCTCCTCGCGGTCTACCGCATCGAGAAGGCGGTGTTCGCCCAGCCGTGGCCCTTCGCCTCCTTCGAGCAGTTCGTCGGGGAATCCGGCTTCCTGGTTGCGGTCCGCAACGGCGCCGTCGTCGGTTACGCCGTCTCGGACGTGACCCCGAACCACGGCCGGGATATCGGCCACCTGAAAGATATCGCGGTCCACCCCAACGCACAGGGGGAGGGGATCGGCCGCGCGCTGCTCGAACGGGTGTTACTCACCCTCTCTGTCGCGGGCGCACACGTCGTGAAACTCGAAGTCCGGGAGACCAACGACCCCGCACAGTCGCTCTACGACGACGTTGGGTTCGAACCCATCCGGCGCGTGCCAAGCTACTACGACAACGGTGAGGACGCCTACGTGATGGTGCTCGACATCCCGTCGTGGCGAGACGGCGAGTAA
- a CDS encoding hypothetical protein (KEGG: hmu:Hmuk_0600 hypothetical protein) codes for MGYSCPVCETPQHDSEHLANHLAMTAMLHEADHEAWLDEHVEGWAELTPPDLGTRVVDAAEEVDYDEAAVEAADIPEERQGEPDEHDHEHDHDHQPATEEAPVPSEEPTVQSVTDDLDLETEQILQEARELTQQRREATADEDEE; via the coding sequence ATGGGCTACAGCTGTCCCGTCTGTGAGACACCCCAACACGACAGCGAGCATCTCGCCAACCATCTCGCCATGACGGCGATGCTCCACGAAGCCGACCACGAGGCGTGGCTGGACGAGCACGTCGAGGGATGGGCGGAGCTGACGCCGCCGGACCTCGGCACGCGCGTCGTCGACGCCGCCGAAGAGGTCGACTACGACGAAGCAGCCGTGGAAGCAGCCGATATTCCCGAAGAACGCCAGGGAGAACCGGACGAGCACGACCACGAACACGACCACGACCACCAGCCAGCGACCGAGGAGGCGCCGGTCCCCAGCGAGGAGCCGACCGTCCAGAGCGTGACTGACGATCTCGATCTCGAGACTGAGCAGATTCTGCAGGAGGCCCGCGAACTCACCCAACAGCGACGGGAGGCGACCGCAGACGAAGACGAGGAGTGA